The following are encoded in a window of Mycoplasma anserisalpingitidis genomic DNA:
- a CDS encoding Smr/MutS family protein: protein MIEIDLHGYTIEEAQSEIWDPFSRLEKGEISKLLVITGIGTGALKYFVEKTAEDFNFNWELTNKNGAYLITRKVENDNFYQEDEDEFEDDIDEIFNQYKN from the coding sequence ATGATCGAAATAGATTTACACGGTTACACAATTGAAGAAGCTCAATCAGAAATTTGAGACCCATTTTCAAGGCTTGAAAAAGGAGAAATTTCTAAATTATTAGTAATTACCGGTATTGGTACTGGTGCACTTAAGTATTTTGTTGAAAAAACTGCAGAGGATTTTAATTTTAATTGAGAGTTAACAAATAAAAATGGTGCATATTTAATTACAAGAAAAGTTGAAAATGATAATTTCTATCAAGAAGACGAAGATGAATTTGAAGATGATATTGATGAAATTTTCAACCAATATAAAAATTAA
- a CDS encoding Sua5/YciO/YrdC/YwlC family protein: MYNNFDDIIICSTDTVNGIGGPVNDLVLEKIYFLKKRPIDKKIMILVSSIEQAKKFSQWNEQASEWAKKYWPGAFSIVVNDQGFRMPNNKKLLEFLEKNGPYYMSSANISSQDVIKLSESKKVFPMVKNIYDFGQSTGSASNIYILEQDKWIIRDKTSFNLKKCK, translated from the coding sequence ATGTACAATAATTTTGATGATATTATAATTTGTTCAACTGACACAGTCAATGGAATTGGTGGTCCAGTAAATGATTTAGTTTTAGAAAAAATTTATTTTCTAAAAAAAAGACCGATTGACAAAAAAATTATGATTTTAGTCAGTTCAATTGAACAAGCAAAAAAATTTAGTCAATGAAATGAACAAGCTAGTGAATGAGCAAAAAAATATTGACCTGGTGCCTTTAGTATTGTGGTAAACGATCAAGGTTTTAGAATGCCAAATAATAAAAAATTACTAGAATTTCTAGAAAAAAATGGTCCTTACTATATGTCTAGTGCCAATATTTCCTCACAAGATGTTATAAAATTGAGTGAATCAAAAAAAGTTTTTCCAATGGTTAAAAATATCTATGATTTTGGTCAATCAACCGGATCAGCAAGCAATATTTACATTCTAGAACAAGATAAATGAATTATCAGAGATAAAACTAGTTTTAATCTTAAAAAATGTAAATAA
- a CDS encoding YneF family protein: MVQFEVWQLVLMIVGTIIAAAIFTGIITFFVVRHMFQKQIKENPPITEKQIRVMFAQMGRKASEAQIRQVMRSMQNAKD; the protein is encoded by the coding sequence ATGGTACAGTTTGAAGTATGACAATTAGTGTTGATGATTGTTGGTACAATTATTGCAGCAGCCATCTTTACCGGAATAATAACATTTTTTGTTGTAAGACACATGTTTCAAAAACAAATTAAGGAAAACCCACCAATTACTGAAAAACAAATTAGAGTTATGTTTGCTCAAATGGGTAGAAAAGCATCTGAAGCACAAATTAGACAAGTGATGCGTTCAATGCAAAATGCTAAAGATTAA
- a CDS encoding M42 family metallopeptidase, whose translation MNREEFKNRLIQYMEIEGMSRFEEPVAQALKNNTFSQNFEYTRDGFGSLIIHKKSKKVNAPKVMVAAHMDEVGYLVRLIDPKGQLSLSPVGGIWPTVVVGTKAKLVTSKNEEFLGVFGHTSIHIMENEKVSKSITNKEIYADFGFTSDTDAKENGVEIGDRVYLSGETIKFKNEDLIGGKAMDNRAGVTVLDYIANQIKDLELDVDLYLVGTVQEEVGTRGAKTSVSLINPDVAIALDTTSSHDTIGTIPGTTRLFGGAALRIHDGGTMMDPKLVKYLYDLSKEKDIKAYKFIAAGGGTDAAQLQYGRGGVATITISLPQRYLHSPIGVCSISDLISSGNLIIEFIKSFNEEKFNEMKYK comes from the coding sequence ATGAACAGAGAAGAATTTAAAAATAGATTAATTCAGTACATGGAAATTGAAGGAATGTCTCGTTTTGAGGAACCTGTTGCACAAGCTTTAAAAAACAACACTTTTAGTCAAAATTTTGAATACACTCGTGATGGTTTTGGTTCACTAATTATTCATAAAAAGTCTAAAAAAGTTAATGCACCTAAAGTTATGGTTGCTGCTCACATGGATGAAGTTGGTTATTTAGTAAGATTAATTGATCCTAAAGGACAATTATCACTCTCACCGGTTGGTGGAATTTGACCTACAGTAGTTGTTGGTACTAAAGCTAAATTAGTAACAAGTAAAAATGAGGAGTTTCTTGGTGTCTTTGGTCACACTTCAATTCACATTATGGAAAATGAGAAAGTGTCTAAATCAATAACAAATAAAGAAATTTATGCTGATTTTGGATTTACTTCAGACACTGATGCAAAAGAAAATGGTGTTGAAATAGGTGACAGAGTTTATCTAAGTGGAGAAACAATCAAGTTCAAAAATGAAGACTTAATTGGTGGAAAAGCGATGGATAACCGTGCTGGCGTTACTGTGCTTGATTATATTGCAAATCAAATCAAGGATCTTGAACTAGATGTTGACTTATATCTTGTTGGAACAGTACAAGAAGAAGTTGGAACTCGTGGTGCCAAAACTTCAGTTTCTTTAATCAATCCAGATGTAGCTATTGCTTTAGATACTACTAGTTCACACGATACAATTGGAACAATCCCAGGTACAACTAGATTATTTGGTGGTGCTGCTTTAAGAATTCATGATGGCGGAACTATGATGGACCCAAAATTAGTTAAATATCTTTATGATTTATCTAAAGAAAAAGATATTAAAGCATACAAATTTATTGCTGCTGGTGGAGGAACTGATGCTGCTCAATTACAATATGGTCGTGGTGGAGTTGCAACAATAACTATTTCTCTTCCACAAAGATATCTTCATTCACCAATTGGAGTTTGTTCAATTTCTGATTTAATTAGTTCAGGTAATTTAATTATTGAATTTATTAAAAGTTTTAACGAAGAAAAATTTAATGAGATGAAATACAAATAA
- a CDS encoding type III toxin-antitoxin system ToxN/AbiQ family toxin — MSENKIRFENRLGFYIINIDYLEYLHNYDHEVQYNPEYKEKIKPHLGIVVVEDNQRFLIPLTSPKEKYKKIKKNVFEYHKIYNKNNELTGILLIKKMIPISLNLIKKITFENGNKYHLLLSEQLIFISKEKEVVLSKINSFYNKKINNGTVYGSTNILEDIKLMEKFNIN, encoded by the coding sequence ATGAGTGAGAATAAAATAAGATTTGAAAATAGATTAGGTTTTTACATCATTAACATAGACTATTTAGAATATCTCCATAACTATGATCATGAGGTTCAATATAATCCTGAATATAAAGAAAAAATCAAACCTCATTTAGGTATAGTTGTTGTTGAAGATAACCAGAGATTTTTAATACCTTTAACTTCACCAAAAGAAAAATACAAAAAAATTAAGAAAAATGTGTTTGAATATCATAAAATTTATAATAAAAACAATGAATTAACAGGTATATTACTTATCAAGAAAATGATTCCTATCAGCTTAAATTTGATTAAAAAAATTACTTTTGAAAATGGCAATAAATATCACCTTTTATTGAGTGAACAATTAATATTTATTAGTAAGGAGAAAGAAGTTGTTTTGTCAAAGATTAACTCATTCTATAACAAGAAGATAAATAACGGTACTGTATATGGTTCAACAAATATATTAGAAGATATAAAGCTAATGGAAAAATTTAATATTAATTAG
- a CDS encoding isochorismatase family cysteine hydrolase produces MLNKIFVVDMVNGFALNGNLYSKNIQNIIEPIANFLEKNNGSSITFLCDSHEQDDIEMNEYPLHCLKDTTESEVVNKLTKYAKNIVYKNCTNSFFFINKEELHNFEKIELVGCCTDICVLQLALTLKTYFNSLKINKDIIVYSDLVATFDNENHNAEEFNDFALKLMKNAGIKVKKWSK; encoded by the coding sequence ATGTTAAATAAGATTTTTGTTGTTGATATGGTTAATGGTTTTGCTTTAAACGGTAATTTATATTCTAAAAATATTCAAAATATTATTGAACCAATTGCAAACTTTTTAGAAAAAAATAATGGTAGCTCAATCACTTTTCTTTGTGATTCACATGAACAAGATGATATTGAAATGAATGAGTATCCACTTCACTGTTTAAAAGATACAACTGAAAGTGAAGTTGTAAATAAATTGACTAAATATGCAAAAAATATTGTTTATAAAAATTGCACTAATTCATTCTTTTTTATAAATAAGGAAGAGTTACATAATTTTGAAAAAATTGAGCTTGTAGGCTGCTGCACCGATATTTGTGTTTTACAATTAGCTCTAACTCTTAAGACATATTTCAATTCTTTAAAAATTAATAAAGATATAATTGTATACAGTGATTTAGTAGCAACTTTTGATAATGAAAATCACAACGCTGAAGAGTTTAATGATTTTGCGTTAAAATTAATGAAAAATGCTGGAATAAAGGTTAAAAAATGATCGAAATAG
- the holA gene encoding DNA polymerase III subunit delta: MIYCIFGDEPYFIENELNKLKKKFSDSNIYRWDTNNSFEELCEILSSLSLFEQNRLIIIEDFEGLVSKKISNEKLDLIVDLLDSNQNDQIIFVTNDSKLEKNVLTNKILNEAKIIESKKISKKDLPGSIFNYIKQKGGTISQADAVVLSEILPDNLSIIISEIDKLLTENKTITSEMFNSSIPKYNLNNIFGFSNSLESYNFSEIWKNYKQQIEEGVEHYTLLMQINSIFSLAHKVYRLKKMDFTTMQMSGYLKIHEFRIKKANSLFNKYGYKKTLKIIKEVAKLEERVIYKGAEIEKEFETFLIKQFAKID; encoded by the coding sequence ATGATTTATTGTATTTTTGGTGATGAGCCGTATTTTATAGAAAATGAATTAAACAAGTTAAAGAAGAAATTTTCTGATTCAAATATTTATAGATGAGACACTAATAATAGTTTTGAAGAATTATGTGAAATTCTTTCGTCTTTGAGTTTGTTTGAACAAAATAGATTGATAATTATCGAAGATTTTGAGGGTTTAGTATCAAAAAAAATTAGTAATGAAAAATTAGATTTAATTGTTGATTTATTGGATTCAAACCAAAATGATCAAATTATATTTGTAACAAATGATTCGAAATTAGAAAAAAATGTCTTAACCAATAAGATTCTTAATGAAGCGAAAATTATAGAGTCGAAAAAAATATCAAAAAAAGATTTACCAGGTTCAATTTTTAATTATATAAAACAAAAAGGTGGAACAATTTCTCAAGCTGATGCTGTAGTTTTGAGTGAGATATTACCTGACAATTTATCGATAATTATTAGTGAAATTGATAAGTTGCTTACAGAAAACAAAACTATAACCTCAGAAATGTTTAATTCAAGCATTCCAAAATACAATTTAAATAACATATTTGGATTTTCTAACTCATTAGAGTCATATAATTTCTCTGAAATTTGAAAAAATTATAAACAACAAATAGAAGAAGGTGTCGAACATTATACCCTTTTAATGCAAATAAATAGCATTTTTTCATTAGCTCATAAAGTTTACAGACTAAAGAAAATGGATTTCACAACAATGCAAATGTCCGGTTACTTGAAAATTCATGAATTTAGAATTAAAAAGGCCAACTCATTGTTCAATAAGTATGGATATAAAAAAACACTCAAAATAATTAAAGAAGTAGCAAAATTAGAAGAAAGAGTTATTTATAAAGGAGCGGAAATTGAAAAAGAATTTGAAACTTTCTTGATTAAACAGTTTGCAAAAATTGACTAA
- the rplS gene encoding 50S ribosomal protein L19 has product MQNRLLQLVEEPQLRTDLPQFQTGDNVKVHVRIREGEKIRIQVFEGLVISKKESGTRETFTVRKISYGIGVERTFPLHSPLIAAIEVVRSNKTRRQKLYYMRNRSGKGARLKEITRK; this is encoded by the coding sequence ATGCAAAATAGATTATTACAGTTAGTTGAAGAACCTCAATTACGTACTGACTTACCACAATTCCAAACTGGTGATAACGTTAAAGTTCACGTTCGTATTCGTGAAGGGGAAAAAATCCGTATTCAAGTATTCGAAGGATTAGTTATTTCTAAAAAAGAATCAGGAACAAGAGAAACTTTTACAGTTAGAAAAATTTCTTACGGAATTGGTGTTGAAAGAACTTTCCCATTACACTCACCACTTATTGCTGCTATTGAAGTAGTTCGTTCAAACAAAACTAGAAGACAAAAACTTTACTACATGAGAAACCGTAGCGGAAAAGGTGCACGTCTTAAAGAAATCACAAGAAAATAA
- a CDS encoding MAG0490 family ComEA-like DNA-binding protein, producing the protein MNIFITLIFIIVSGAVVYYTVFPNSFIESKKTENKQEIYTYKLEGAVKFNEISSEVQLTYRELFFKAKVLSQADLSNINLEEKAPINVSIFIPFENSKITWNSINSFQDFYYRGITKKISELLWEFKQKNINKRVSWEDIASIRGVGVTTLTKLKKFLILD; encoded by the coding sequence ATGAATATTTTTATAACTTTGATTTTTATTATTGTTAGTGGTGCGGTTGTCTACTATACTGTTTTTCCTAATTCTTTTATAGAAAGTAAAAAGACTGAAAATAAGCAAGAAATTTATACTTATAAACTTGAGGGGGCAGTTAAGTTTAATGAAATAAGTTCAGAAGTACAACTTACGTATAGAGAGTTATTTTTTAAGGCTAAAGTACTTTCTCAAGCAGATTTATCTAATATTAATTTAGAAGAAAAAGCACCAATAAATGTTTCTATTTTCATTCCATTTGAAAATTCAAAAATAACGTGAAATTCAATCAATAGTTTTCAAGATTTCTACTATCGTGGGATAACTAAAAAAATCTCAGAATTATTATGAGAATTTAAACAAAAAAATATTAATAAGAGGGTTTCTTGGGAAGATATCGCAAGTATAAGGGGTGTTGGGGTGACTACTTTGACAAAATTAAAAAAGTTTTTGATATTAGATTAA
- the rpsP gene encoding 30S ribosomal protein S16, whose translation MVKIRLKRMGSKFNAFYKVVAADSRAPRDGKFIEALGHYNPHTKELVLNEEATSKWLANGAQPTVTVSNLFRAKKLTEKLMPGK comes from the coding sequence ATGGTTAAAATTAGACTAAAACGTATGGGAAGCAAGTTTAATGCTTTTTATAAAGTTGTTGCTGCTGATTCTAGAGCTCCACGTGATGGAAAATTCATCGAAGCTTTAGGACACTACAACCCACATACAAAAGAATTAGTTTTAAATGAAGAAGCTACATCAAAATGATTAGCAAATGGTGCTCAACCAACTGTTACAGTTTCAAACTTATTTAGAGCTAAGAAACTTACTGAAAAATTAATGCCTGGTAAATAA
- a CDS encoding MAG0480 family ComEC-like protein, which yields MTTYQNEVVQSEIKIISKSQNYYLIEYSNKRYVLFRNSYDFDVGDKILSTFSINNFNNESKNFWYSKFVFGFIKLKNYSKIEFDLSWIERFFNLNFFNRESYKNMTLPLLFGKYDSDSNILDISRSLGIVHLIVISGFHFNIIFTIFKKIFVRLKFNFDVYLPLLILSIYFIFVNFSVSTLRAYIYIVLVNFINLVKIREKDKFYFVNQKLFVVFITLLISLIINPFFIFTISFWYSYLITIVILVFRRIEKTKKKIFLNKISIFFYCYCFSLLISLTNQNNFNILSILNIFIFSFVIEFSIILNLIFWFIPDIVDFYYLFFKLIFNFFNIVNVTLTTDFHLNLNLVLCLIFTILISKLVINNLNIT from the coding sequence GTGACAACCTATCAAAATGAGGTAGTTCAATCTGAAATAAAAATAATTTCTAAAAGTCAAAATTATTATTTAATTGAATATTCTAACAAGAGATATGTTCTTTTTAGAAATAGTTATGATTTTGATGTAGGAGATAAAATTTTATCTACATTTTCAATTAATAATTTTAATAATGAAAGTAAAAATTTTTGATATTCAAAATTTGTATTTGGATTTATAAAACTAAAAAATTATTCTAAAATTGAATTTGACTTAAGTTGAATTGAAAGATTTTTTAACTTAAATTTTTTCAACAGAGAATCATATAAAAACATGACCTTACCATTACTTTTTGGAAAATATGATAGTGATTCAAATATTTTAGATATTAGTCGAAGTTTAGGGATAGTACATTTGATAGTCATCAGTGGCTTCCATTTCAATATTATTTTTACTATCTTTAAAAAAATATTTGTAAGACTAAAATTCAATTTTGATGTTTATTTACCGCTGCTAATTTTAAGTATCTATTTTATTTTTGTTAACTTTTCTGTTTCGACTTTAAGAGCTTATATATACATAGTTTTAGTAAATTTTATTAACCTTGTGAAAATAAGAGAAAAAGATAAGTTCTATTTCGTTAATCAAAAATTATTTGTTGTTTTTATTACTTTATTAATTTCATTAATTATTAATCCGTTTTTTATTTTCACTATAAGTTTTTGATATTCGTATTTAATCACAATAGTGATTTTAGTTTTTAGAAGAATTGAAAAGACTAAGAAAAAGATTTTTTTGAATAAAATATCTATATTTTTCTATTGTTATTGTTTTTCATTATTAATTTCTTTAACTAATCAAAATAATTTTAATATTTTATCTATTTTGAATATTTTTATTTTTAGTTTTGTGATTGAATTTTCAATTATACTTAACTTAATATTTTGATTTATTCCGGACATTGTTGATTTTTACTATTTATTTTTTAAATTAATATTTAATTTTTTCAACATTGTTAATGTAACTTTGACTACGGATTTTCATTTAAACCTAAATTTAGTTTTATGTTTAATTTTTACTATTTTAATATCAAAATTAGTGATTAATAATTTGAATATAACCTAA
- the mutM gene encoding bifunctional DNA-formamidopyrimidine glycosylase/DNA-(apurinic or apyrimidinic site) lyase — translation MPEYPEVTIVRKGLESIINNKTITDVIVISNKFIKNTTEENFVNFLVNKTITKVNNIGKFIEFVFDDNSRMISHLRMEGKYYTRDINLIKDGIREKHDYIIFILDKNVALAYNDTRMFGSFEIVEKNDQRSLYEIKNLAQLPGDVNVDELFNKLKRRTKSIKSILLDQSLVLGIGNIYADETLHREKVFPMTKCNLISKNKLQKILNTAQEIMDQSIQAGGSSVNTYKGVNGKIGTFQNKLFVYGRANSVCLQCNKENLVKVKLDFKDNGRGTTYCPRCQKEENVK, via the coding sequence ATGCCAGAATATCCAGAAGTTACTATAGTTAGAAAAGGTCTAGAAAGTATTATAAATAACAAGACAATAACAGATGTTATTGTTATTTCAAATAAATTTATAAAAAACACTACTGAGGAGAATTTTGTAAATTTTTTAGTTAATAAAACTATTACTAAAGTTAATAATATTGGTAAATTTATAGAATTTGTTTTTGATGATAATTCTAGAATGATTTCACATTTAAGAATGGAAGGAAAATATTATACTAGAGATATAAATTTAATTAAAGATGGAATAAGGGAAAAGCATGATTACATCATTTTTATTTTAGATAAAAATGTCGCACTAGCATACAATGATACTAGAATGTTCGGTTCATTTGAAATAGTTGAAAAAAATGATCAGAGAAGTTTGTATGAAATTAAAAATTTGGCTCAATTACCTGGTGATGTAAATGTTGATGAATTATTTAATAAACTTAAAAGAAGAACTAAAAGTATTAAGTCGATCTTGCTTGATCAGTCTTTAGTATTAGGAATCGGAAATATTTATGCTGACGAAACACTTCACAGAGAAAAAGTATTTCCGATGACTAAATGTAATTTAATTTCCAAAAATAAATTGCAAAAAATTCTTAATACTGCTCAAGAAATAATGGATCAAAGTATTCAAGCTGGTGGTTCATCAGTAAATACTTATAAAGGTGTAAATGGTAAAATTGGTACCTTTCAAAATAAATTATTTGTCTATGGACGTGCTAATTCAGTTTGTTTACAGTGCAATAAAGAAAATTTAGTTAAAGTTAAATTAGATTTTAAGGATAACGGACGTGGAACTACATATTGTCCAAGATGTCAGAAAGAGGAAAATGTTAAATAA
- a CDS encoding MAG3090 family protein: protein MKRLQCLYRPEQNQEYPWMLKHPKVNAALALFKTRQEATEWYFSLKEECVYWFQNDRGIWAGQIISGIESDGIFEHEIVVDNFDGGSTTESVGRENHINLSTWRRNEKEAEQRLRNITDFKLISDPKTYFPAEDIKRPARKSRKDVEIEELRKRIELLLIQLANSSKDYSKEIESLKEELNNSSSDKTELLERIIELQKRADEEEKQKDVVVQEKVVEKDKSYLTKFVCACELSTEDKMKVLVIYKDKLNKIRQNLQNNVGSTSDVNEIKSNIEKVNQIYSKLLKEDKNLSESQRTVISLLLEHVKNSAIELVKSFEVNSDAKDTPSSATYYYDDESGFNNKVAHGTSYVLYNMLHVAFTTKDKYTYSVPALTKISRNNVAIELLKETVKEVVTEKVLTSEVSHEDCEKPSKLLKLFATLSSVLLFILIFVLIFLVIYYVQM from the coding sequence ATGAAACGTTTACAATGTTTATATAGACCAGAGCAAAATCAAGAATACCCTTGAATGCTAAAACACCCAAAAGTTAATGCAGCATTAGCTTTATTCAAAACTCGTCAAGAAGCAACTGAATGATATTTTTCACTTAAAGAAGAATGTGTTTACTGATTCCAAAATGATCGTGGAATTTGAGCTGGACAAATTATTTCCGGAATAGAATCTGATGGAATATTTGAGCATGAAATTGTTGTTGATAACTTTGATGGTGGTTCAACAACGGAAAGTGTTGGTAGAGAAAATCACATTAACTTATCAACATGAAGAAGAAACGAAAAAGAAGCTGAACAACGTTTGAGAAATATTACGGATTTCAAATTAATAAGCGATCCAAAAACTTACTTCCCAGCAGAAGATATCAAAAGACCAGCACGTAAAAGTAGAAAAGATGTTGAAATTGAAGAATTGAGAAAAAGAATTGAACTTTTATTAATTCAATTAGCAAATTCTTCAAAAGATTACTCAAAAGAAATCGAATCATTAAAAGAAGAATTGAACAACTCATCATCAGATAAAACAGAATTACTTGAACGTATTATCGAATTACAAAAACGTGCTGATGAAGAAGAAAAACAAAAAGATGTTGTTGTTCAAGAAAAAGTTGTCGAAAAAGATAAATCTTACTTAACAAAATTTGTTTGTGCATGTGAACTTTCTACTGAAGATAAAATGAAAGTTCTTGTAATTTATAAAGATAAGCTAAACAAAATTAGACAAAACTTACAAAATAATGTTGGATCTACATCTGATGTCAATGAAATAAAGTCAAATATAGAAAAAGTAAACCAAATTTACTCAAAATTGCTTAAAGAAGATAAAAACTTATCAGAAAGTCAAAGAACAGTTATATCGCTTCTTTTAGAACATGTGAAAAATTCAGCTATTGAATTAGTAAAATCATTCGAAGTAAATAGCGATGCTAAGGATACTCCTTCATCTGCAACATACTACTATGATGATGAATCAGGATTTAATAATAAAGTTGCTCACGGTACATCTTATGTTTTATACAACATGCTTCATGTTGCATTCACAACAAAAGATAAATACACATATTCAGTACCTGCTTTAACAAAAATTTCTAGAAACAATGTTGCAATCGAGTTGTTAAAAGAAACAGTTAAAGAAGTTGTTACAGAAAAAGTTCTAACAAGTGAAGTATCGCATGAAGATTGTGAAAAACCTTCAAAATTATTAAAATTATTTGCTACATTATCATCAGTTTTACTTTTCATATTAATTTTCGTATTAATTTTCTTGGTTATTTACTATGTCCAAATGTAA
- the trmD gene encoding tRNA (guanosine(37)-N1)-methyltransferase TrmD, with translation MKINFLTLFPSYFNPFVDESIINKAIKKGLIDINIIDFRDFSRSKHRKVDDEIYGGGHGLLLQIEPIDLALKSLENNGGYKILVSPQGKKFTQEMANDLAKKDQITFISGRYEGFDERVVNLVDEEISIGDYVLTGGELPSMVMADSIIRLVPGVIREESHVYDSFQNDGLLDYPQYTRPRIYNGMEVPEVLVNGNHKQIQEWKEKARYEKTLKNRPDIIERMKNHAK, from the coding sequence ATGAAAATTAATTTTTTGACTTTATTTCCTAGTTATTTCAATCCATTTGTTGATGAAAGTATTATTAATAAAGCCATTAAAAAAGGATTGATAGATATTAATATAATTGATTTTAGAGATTTTAGTCGTAGCAAACATCGAAAAGTTGATGATGAAATTTACGGCGGAGGGCATGGTTTACTATTGCAGATTGAACCAATAGATTTAGCTTTAAAATCACTAGAAAATAACGGTGGATATAAAATTCTAGTTTCTCCACAAGGAAAAAAGTTCACACAAGAAATGGCAAATGATCTTGCTAAAAAAGATCAAATAACCTTTATTTCAGGTAGATATGAAGGTTTTGATGAAAGAGTTGTAAATCTAGTTGATGAAGAAATTTCAATTGGTGATTATGTCTTAACCGGAGGAGAATTGCCTTCTATGGTAATGGCCGATTCGATTATTAGACTGGTTCCAGGAGTTATTCGTGAAGAATCGCATGTTTACGACTCATTTCAAAATGATGGTTTATTAGATTATCCACAATACACCAGACCTAGAATTTATAATGGAATGGAAGTCCCGGAAGTACTTGTAAATGGAAATCATAAGCAAATTCAAGAATGAAAAGAAAAAGCAAGATATGAAAAAACACTAAAAAATCGCCCTGATATTATAGAAAGGATGAAAAATCATGCAAAATAG